The stretch of DNA aGCTGTAAAGTTATTGTCTTCACTGAACTTCCTGTCCACTATAGGCGTCCCCATCAATTTTCGTGGGTggatttttaaagtaaaaatttagGGATTAACCTACGATAAGTtatgttagaattttttagccattattagaaaaataaataaataaataataaaatcttatagatcttttttattcaaatttttattataaaaaataggTAATGTGTAAGATTTCGagtaagaatgaaaaattgaatttttcatcaaaatgatgcaaagtttgaagaaaaatttaaggtcagaacaaatagatttttaatagattttaaaaCAATAGTAGTTCTAATTTCGATGtgattaaaatttctaatattaCCCTAATTCTAAAGTTTCCATaaactattttaaattcttcgcAAAAAGCGCGCATTAAcatacttttttctttaaaaacttttaaagtttcagaggaagaaaaacaaaaatcagGGCAAAATTACCTTTTCGAGTTCAAACTCCCGGATTCGGTGGATGTGTCCGATATTCTTGCGATTTGCATTCATGTCGTTTGTAACCCTCTTTCAGCTCATCAAGACTGTTGCAATTGGATGTGGTGCATCCTCCTCACGATGTGTGACCGAATTCTCAAAATTCCACATCAACGGGAGACGCAGAAttttgcagagagagagagagagctttaaTTGTCTCCTCCCCCGTGTACCGGCTCCTTGTCTTTCGCGGCCAAATGCCAAGCAATACAAATGTTTCTCACACTCCCAGAGTTTTGTGTTTTCTGACcgcaaattttaattgaaattctcacatcaACAGCAAAAATAGCCAGAATAAGACACAATGGTGGATGAAAGCTTCTCGCGTGTGCTATGTTCGGATGTGTTGGAGGTAAAAATTTACTGACGATTTAAGCGCGCAATTCATGGGCAGTTTTGCCGCCCTTTGAGGAATTTATACCATGTGTGTTGTGTACCACACGGGTGCTTCCGCGCGTCGTTGATATGCACTTCATTTAGATAGGCGTCACAAATGTGGAGCAAGTCAGAGTGGCGTCCGGACGGATCCACTTGGACGGACCAGGCACATCGagtttaaatataaattacaaCACATAAGGAACTGCACTAAAAGCACAAATTTCGTGTCTGTGTGACGCTATATATTTTACGACTTTTCCTCTCTCGCGCACACTTTCACCATTTAGTAGAAATtttcagtggaaaaatttttagtcaccacaattttgaaaaatcctttttaaggaAAGCAAAAGCACAACACTTAATATTCCTTAAAGATTGAGGAGGAGATTTGTGGTAAAGAAATCCCTGTTGCGCGTGAATTGATAGAAAGAAGAATTCGGTATAAGAAAAGTCTGACAATTGGATATgtatttgtgggaaattccTCCGTACCTCGAGGAAGCTGAAAACCCGTCTTATAACCTCCTCACTTGACGTTCAACTGATGCTGAGAACCGAGATTTTGCTCTcatgtgaaaattgagatCTATTTTTGTGATCAATTTTGAGAGAGGGAAAGCATGTTTCCCATTTAAAAGCTCCCCCGTACAAGTAGAACACACAGATTTTTCCTTCCTGCCATTCATTTGCCAGAAGTTTTCCTCtcatcttcttcattttcaattcatctCACAGACCACACCGTGGTGGTGGCTTTTAGCGgaagaaataaacaaattgcTGTGTGCGCAAAGTATGAATCAAGAAGAGATCttgaaaatgatcatgaaaaatagattttcgCACAGTATGtagaagaaggaaaagctcTCGTATAGAGTGTGGGTCTTTGCTTGAAAACTCGTGAGTTGAAAGTttagaatatttcattgagaaatgtactggtaagctgaccaagcttacgggagctgtgtttctttcagtgtaccaattttgtgagagcaaactagaacgcgaatcaGTTTAAATACgtgcaaagtcgggaaaagtagaaaagtcataccctaagaaatctttagaaggccatatctcgagaacggatccatagattttcataattttttttttatttgaaaggtcttgaagtcagctataacatatcgaaaaatgaaaaaaatttatgtcgccattttcgaaaaattcgagttcgaaattttcgaaaactttgtttttgattgtagcgcctcttgcggtcatttctcgaagttgcaatgttctagacatttgtagggtttctcgaaacctttcatttgcgcttgagttgatcaagatcggacttgtagaacccgagatatgacatgccaactttggaaggctatatctcgagaacggatccatagattttcttcatttttggcatggagctagataatatggtcagctataacatatcaaaaaatgaaaaaaatttatgtcgtcgttttcgagatattcatcgaaaactcatcgaaaattttgtttttgatttttggccccctagcggtcacttttgaaacttcggatgttctagagagttgtagggtttgttgagatctttcatttgaccccgggttgatcaaaatcggtcaagccgttttcgagttatggtcgattttcgatgaaaaattgtggcggccatattgactaaacggcttgaccgattttcgaaaatgaggtatcgttggaaaggtattgatggcccctacaacatatcaaaatttcagccctctagctataatagcggctgagatatagcgaaaacaaaattttgtggttattcaaaatggcggacggaggggagggggggtggatttgacctcataatcggatgtcttccggtcgatatttaaactttgccgtttaccgcaagtctctatctatcaccgttctcttgcaatttagcgttaggttccggccggccggacggacggacggacggacggacggacggccggaaaaaatttttttttggcgcatacgttttttggaatgtggggaccctaattcgtgctcatcccaagtttgagcccgatctgacgactttcgattttgctcggtacacaaaagctgtgtctgaaagaaacacagctaaaattgatttaattaaacataTTGCTGtatcttaatttatttataagaggagagaaaattgagggtGAGGGGTAGCCTCATACccacatataaaaaaaactatttttattaataatattgACAAATGGCAGCTATTTATATTCATTTCTAGCAttgtttaatgaattttccccagatatacaaaaagaataataaattccaataTTCCCATTCATTGTTGGTTATATTTGTATGTATCTATCGTATCTACATTACATTTACCAACAAATATAGGATGGATAAACCATAACTATTTACCAGAATATTAGcaaagatgtaaaaaaaatgaatgcatCAGCGGAATTCGCAACATTCCAGCACGAGCAAATATATTTCCCtttgaaattcaaactaataaaaaaagcagTGGAAAAAGCTTTCTGCACGATAAAACTACTTATCTACATAGCTAaaatgagggagaaaaaagacaataatTGAACTTTTAAATAACATTTCGTGCTATGAGGCATTCTAGAGCGTGATTTTGGGGTAAGCGACACTTCCAGACGAGCGAGCATATAAAACTTGTGCGCTAATGGAATTGCATTTGttgattttgtgaaaatgcgACTTCCTAATAAAAGGGATTGGGGTTTTGCCGGAGGTGGATTATTCAATCATCTTCCCATTTGAAGCTCCAATGTAAGTCAATATTGACGGGAAAAGAGTTGATGGCACACCCCAACAAATCCCAACCAATTCTTCCCCAATTCTTCGTGCTTTTGCCATCAAtagttaattcattttaaagccTCAGCGGAAGAGAACAAGCACTGATGCGGATCAAGGTGGAGCTTTCATGAAAACTTTGTCTTCACCTCTTTGCAactttcaattcaatattGGGGAAGGTGAATTACTCGGTGCGGGGTAagataaaagtaaaaatcCCTACTGcggaaaatccattttcttAATCAGCCATCCCCTTGTGCTGATGTGGGGCTTCATCAAAGATTTTATAGCTTAGATTGATTGGCAATTACAAAGTCCCCTTTTTGGAgtttctattaaattttcaaccctttcattaaatttaatgtattGACAGACAGTCAGTGATTTAATTTACGAAATCATGGCAAATTTACGCtataatggaaaatatttccaaatcaTATAGGAGATTTAATTAACACCCACACATATATTATATtagtatgtatataatgtgtACGTAGGGTGGTACCAGCTGGTGGTTAACATGGTTTTTAGAGGGTCtttctgaatttatttagtaTTTATTAGGTTGATgggatttatatttaatttgtggTTTCATGAATGAGATTTATGGGGAAATTTTTAGTTCAAATCGTTCAAAtatggttttattttaaacaagaGAAGGGTTTTCTTCTTGAAGAATTCCTagaaatttttcctccatTCAAAGAACTGAGAGTCTGATGTATTAAAATGGGATTGATTCTGGtgtttgttattttttcctcAGTCACCTTCAAGCCATAATTTGTCTAATTTAACTTAGATTCAATttagattatttaatttattttgattaaatttatcatttcaaGTTTAAAAGATATAATTTGATCCGTTTTAATGATTTACTCTAAATGGgattttaatcttaaaaagaaataagcaattttttcAAACTATTTGTAACCgtgtattaatttaattaaattccttctgagaataaatcgaatttccttttaaataaattgctatttcttcattcattgaatttttttgtttaaaatattctcttaaaATAGCTAGACAATCCACTTacctaaaacaaaaaaaggattcttttcttacattttctttcttcagtagctacctacatatatagttgATCAGCTTTGCATTTCTCTATTGTTCTGCATTCTTGATGTTTTCTCTAATTAACCGTTTTGGGGAATATCTTCTGTCTCGTCTCCATGGTTCTCCCCCTAAAGGAATTCTATAGAATTCCCTAAGAGAAAATACCTCATTGTCTTGAatcaaaagaagattttacTCCGTATCAATTGCCATTTATTGtcaaagaaaaggaaatacTCTTCAGCAACAAAGTCAAAGCTTGGGATGCTGAAATGCAATTTGCAATTGGGTAAAGCGTGAGCTTTGCAAGTTTCTCTTCACCTATACATCAGTGCCGTCCATTTTGGGGAATGGGAATAATTTGTGTTCAATTGTCTATATAggtatgttatgtatattttcttatttatttatcatccCTCTGGGATGAGAAGTCAAAGTCACTCTCATCATTGGCCGGGAAATGCTTCTCTTCATCGGCAAACTTTACTTTTTGCCCGGGACGTCTTTCGGATTCACTACTACTACTGTCCAGGAAGTTTGTGCTCTTTGTGGTTTTGGGTTTCTCCGTTTGGAGGGTTTGCTCAGCAATAGGTGGTTCTTGGGTAATATAATTGGATGAATCATCGGAGTATGTTGTCTGAGGAGATGGGGCATCTTGATTTGCATTCTCCACTGGGAGGGTTTGCAGAGTAGCATTGGGATCTAATACATTGGACGCTACTGTGGGTTCCTCAGTCAAGTTATAATAGTCCCCCTGAACTTCCTGTTGATTGCTATATTGATCTTCCTGCTGGAAGTTTGCATACATTGCCTGTGATGCCACCACTTGATCCGACGGTGCTACTTCACCACCACTCATGTACACCCCATCGGGTCCCTGCTCATACTCACGCACCTCATCAGTGCCAATGTAGCTTCCTGCACCTTCGGCGTAATTTGCATCTGAATAGCCCTGCTCGTAGCCCTCTATTGTTCCACCGGAGGCATATTGAACGTCCTGACTGCCATAGTTGGCATAATTTTGCTCATAACCCATCACCCCCTGATTGAGATTATAATCCTCCGGCTGTGATGGTGCACTCGTTGTGTCGTACCCATCATACTCCCCAACTTGATTGATTGCACTGCCATCGTACTGTTGATACTCACTTCCCGTGTAAACTTCATTAGCCCCAAAATCTTGGGGCGTCTGCTGCTGAGGAGCTTCCAAATATTCACTCGATGCTGTGAATCCACTATTTTGGTACGTGTCTTGCTGTACATTGGCATCAGGGCTAATGAATTGTTGATAGGGTGATTCTGGTTGCTCCACAGCAGTAGTGGGGTCTTGAGTCAACAAATGCACCGATGGTGTTGACGATACCTCGGACTGGGGCAATTCACTGTTGTCTTGCACATAGCTGCTGTGGACTGCAAATGGGGCTTCTGAAAAGGCACACAATAGTTGGAGGATTACCGGAAATTTAAACATATTCCTACGTGGGGAAAATGCTAAATTTCAACCACAATTGCTTTAATTGTTTGGTTTTggtttatgcaaaattttctttcaacaagGAAATACTACATAAATGTACATTGTTGTGCCACAATGTGCGGCAATAGTACATACATTAAATGGGACGTTTAATATTGTATACATAGGGAATGTGTGTACGATACATGGTGCTAAGGAAATTATTGCTTTTAGTGGTTTCGGGATTTCTCAAATGAGATAATTGTATAACatcttaataataattttggaagtcattttgagaaattacAACATCTTGCCATGTTGAgccaattaaaatgtttttttttttcactgttttGTCATACAGATTGATACCTAACGCTAAGACAGCGGTagacacacacaaaatgttatagaaaatgttaatttctCACCTGAAGCATAAACATTCTCATCAACAACTGTTTGCACATTGTCCTCATTTCCAGCATAATAGGGTTCCACCACCTCTCCCGTTTCCGGATATTGGTAATTACTACTTTGCAGATTGATTGTTGATTCCTCTACTGCTGGAGTGTATTCCACTTGATGCTGTGGAATGTCACCCGTCTCAATTGGTTCTTCATGAATGTTTTGTGTGTCTGCGTAGGATGGCTCCTCCTGCGTCTCACTCTCGAGTTCATCGCGTTCGTATTCATCATCGAATTGATTTAATTCCTCTCCCTGTGTAGGCTCATAGGGTTCCACATACTGTGAGTAATGGGGTGACATCAAAGACCTTTCCTCCGCGAGTGGTTCCACTTGGGTTTCTTCCGCATTTGCTTTGTAGTATGGGGATGAGGTTGTTTCCCCAATCTCATCCAAATTCCATTGACTCTTGGTGTCTTCGTGTGATTCATTCTGATCCAGACAGAATTC from Lutzomyia longipalpis isolate SR_M1_2022 chromosome 1, ASM2433408v1 encodes:
- the LOC129787527 gene encoding uncharacterized protein LOC129787527 → MHSQMEYKVHGNKFERLQAKIRKSEMERQELECRFQNLMRSSNECEKSSLKLLREEYKKFMDEDRQRVERNENLLQTLDRIDFQAAALAAKTERLKLLKTQYKSLLMKNWAGDGGSRIVSHRSNISSPQEYHGIRYARTSPIYQNHGPNYWSDGEMGGSMKNAPQIRDMEIQTSLTMLDVPHSVVTSFSTLASARATRDPLSPQENHQDAKCAGSLANQMESPECGAKEIPPSVSPEWNKMLPNPVVTSTITTSQSDYHASSPSKWEEIHEVEMKETKENEELGASENTSKLSFAQPEDPPCEPSFYLREMPEVVAHAPTAEAEEVDDGKIEEHNTPEYNETAEEVVQEEKIDSGQNEMGEQLGNLSTAATPKPRTSFLRHALLKNTKHELIGRGRSGGDKGTQKVVKRVEFCLDQNESHEDTKSQWNLDEIGETTSSPYYKANAEETQVEPLAEERSLMSPHYSQYVEPYEPTQGEELNQFDDEYERDELESETQEEPSYADTQNIHEEPIETGDIPQHQVEYTPAVEESTINLQSSNYQYPETGEVVEPYYAGNEDNVQTVVDENVYASEAPFAVHSSYVQDNSELPQSEVSSTPSVHLLTQDPTTAVEQPESPYQQFISPDANVQQDTYQNSGFTASSEYLEAPQQQTPQDFGANEVYTGSEYQQYDGSAINQVGEYDGYDTTSAPSQPEDYNLNQGVMGYEQNYANYGSQDVQYASGGTIEGYEQGYSDANYAEGAGSYIGTDEVREYEQGPDGVYMSGGEVAPSDQVVASQAMYANFQQEDQYSNQQEVQGDYYNLTEEPTVASNVLDPNATLQTLPVENANQDAPSPQTTYSDDSSNYITQEPPIAEQTLQTEKPKTTKSTNFLDSSSSESERRPGQKVKFADEEKHFPANDESDFDFSSQRDDK